The DNA window ATGCGAGGcatgatcgggtgtagagtgtACTGTTCATGAAAACTTATGGACCGACAGACACAATTCTgaatttaagacaatctttgacaatattccaacattcaaaccgggtgaatgttttgtttttgcttttggttttggcaccatactaagcttgtgcttgaagttcctACACAATGCGGAggataaataattataatgataataggtaacaaataaataatacaaacaaataattataatgaaagtagctaacaaataaataatacaaacaaataattataattataatgaaagtagctaacaaataaataatacaaacaaataattataatgaaagtagctaacaattaaataatacaaacaaataaataatatattgttacctgattcgctaaattttccccacttcaaagattaccactagcttgtgccaaggcgtctctccacgtactaaacgcttggctaagtaatttccaacgaccGGACATCGATTTTTTAGTTCTTAgcccacccattttctcaagacaattggtatgaataagactccacatttctcacaACTGCATCTCGTTACCCGTAAGCGAATCACGAGTAACTTGAACCCAGCTagtacacaacgcaacatctttaAGAAGCGTTCAATTCGTACCTGCttgagtagtcattttgttggaaaaaaaaattggattcaaactttgagagaaagataggaatgtggttgaaagtaattgagaaaatatgaaattgtggtgtaaggtagaagataatgagaaggtatttatagaaaagtaaaatcaaatttttttataatttttcataattgttttttcggattttaaagaattttttacattttaaaaaaaaaattattcacctaattaatctctgccattggatttataaaaaaaaattgaatttcaacactccaaattgtgccatgtggcacaacggtaacattttagaatttttaactttttttttttaatttacaaagcctaataacgtggaccgttgatcttagatcaaacggatgaaattaaatgacaatttttaaatgttttttaccgttggaaatccaacggtccataaaATAAGGCCGTTGCAATCGAATGAAcatggggaagccacgtggcttccccaacggtaacttttcaaAACAGGCGTTGTGGGCCCCATCGTTGTTTTTTTGTCGGAAGACACGCGCCTGACGCAGCCCGAGAGCCTGTAGGCTGGCAATCCACGCCGGGCCTGCTCCTCGGGCCTCGCCTGTCACTCGAGCTTCCCAACGCTGGAGCCTATCCCCCTAGCAATTTGCTCCTATTTGAAAGCCTGGCCCCCGAGCAACCTCCCCCACTAGAGTTGCtctaagaaaacaaaataaaatggttGGACTTTTGCAACATTAAAATACTATGCAACGAACTTTGAAGTTGGTATGAGATCGAATTGAGGTTAGACTTTAGCAACTAACAAACCACAATTCTAATCTTTAGTGTTTAGGGTTTAGCAACTAACAAACTCCTAGATTAACAACATAATATGTTTATTTCATggtttatacaaaaaaaatttcgttGTGTTTTGTCCAacaatatgaattttttttttctttgcataaaatataagtttgtgaAAGATGTTCCGTACACATTTTTTGTAGGGGTTGAGATGAAATTCTAATTTTCATACAGGGAGACCTGACATTCGTGTCGTATTTTTTATGTTCGTGTTGTTTTTGtgacatacccgatatcttaacgggttgtATCGTATAATACCCGTTAAagtaaacgggtaatatgaTCCAACCCGAAATCGACCCATTAACattatcaggtaatatgactcaacccgttacttgttaaagaaaataaattttaaatcaataaataatgaaaatgaaaaacataatttggcaaaaaaaaaaataatagaaaagatAATACTAAATTAATATATgcataccaaattgtcacataaatattattccaaaacataaaaaaaaacatttatttgTCAAGTATTACGTACTCCAAAATAAGAGTCTAATGAAAAAATATTAGTATATTACTACAAAACACCAAATGTTAAGGATATACAAAATGAAGAGAGTTGTGTTTCAAGGTTGAGGAACCTTGCAcgtttatatatgctttcatATTAAACTTGTACATTaatgattattaattttatttattttgaactcccttaaaaacactattcatgagcctttgcatattttttcacattttttgcacttgtaaaataattattataatttttttaatgtgctttgtatttttaaattacttgatatttttatttttaatgtgttttatagttttttttaattacactCTTTGCTTATAgcatactataaaaataaataaacaaaactttaattttttaaatatgtacaaaataataatacaataatacatatagtcagtttttttagtagtttaaaaaattaaaataatcaaaataatttttttcatatcGTGTCGTAACGGGTTTCCGCGTGTTATCTTTGTGTATACCTGTTAATGACGCGTTATTAATGGGTTCTTATTGTGTGACCTGATAACGGTCCGATTAGTTATCATGTTGATCCAAAACCCGATATTTTCGTGTTGTTTATATGTCGTGTTAACGGATCGCGTAAGAAATTATCAGCTTAAATATATACTTAATTTCGgccttttacgttttatcataCATTTTTCATCATACATTTTTCAGGCTTTGTATATTGGTCCACCCACAGGTGAGATCTTGGTTCCGACCCTGAGTATAAGACATAattaaattaactaataaagcAATTAATATAGGAGTTCAGGACTAAAATTACACTCGAAGTAGAATTCAAAGACCATTGGTGGTGCAAGGggatacaccacgtgtttttatgtaagtgataggaaactttattatttaagttattaattttttaacacacatatcctatcattgtataatgacacgtggtataCCACCCTGTGTTTCAATCACATCGAAAAATCTAGCCATTGGTGCAATTAAACCTTTGACCTGAATTATAATAATCTTtgataaaatccaacttctctCTTCTGCATTATATCTTGAAAAGCTAAAGTGCCCTATGATATAATAAAAACGACCAAGTAAACCACTCCATTACACCCATTTGATCTTTCATGGAATGCCACAAAGTTTCCTATAATCCGTCCTCCTTAATTAAAACCATATTATTTAGAACTTTATGTGTACGTAGTTTGCATATAATATTGAAGTGGTTACTACTTGATCCATTTGCCAGATAAAACCTCGTCATTTGCTCTATAGAAAAAGTCTAACATTAGCAACTCTTCTTGCTTCCCATTAACCGATTAATTTACAATTAAAATTTGTTCCATGACAAGTTTAAATAAACTATCTTCTTATTTGCTGCACTATATAAAGGTTCTCATATTTAACCATTTTCATCACAAGCTTTTGAATCTCTTCTCTTCAGCAATTTCTACTCACCTAGCTACAAAGCTTTAGTTTTCCTCCTCATTCCTCtttaattctctctctctctctgtacgAAAATGAAGAGCAGCGGCGACTCGACCACCATTGATGTTGTTGCTCACGAGGGAAGTGGTACATCCAAAGGGAAAGGGCCCATTCTGATGGTTCCtgtaaaggaaggaaaaggTGGAATGAAGAGAGGGATGGCCATAATTGACTTGGTTTTGAGGAGTGGTGCTATAGTGTCTGCTCTTGCTGCTGCTGCGACCATGGGAACCAGTGATCAAAACCTTCCCTTCTTCACCCAGTTCTTCCAGTTTGAAGCTAGCTATGATGACATGCCTAGTTTTCAGTATGTTTCAATCCTCCTTTCAATATTTGGTATGTTACATTGTTAGAATGTCTCTAGATCATCGAATAACTGAACTATTGTATATAGTGTAAGACTGgcaatttgacatattatgttGTCAAACTGTCAATTTGAATAATTGATCAGAAGAGATGAAGCCAGATTAACAATTTAATTACGTAAAAATTCCAAATGTCTGAGAAAGACGACACTACCCTTGTATATTGTACGAAACGTTGATACAAATATCCATGCATGCAGGTTTTTCCTGATAGCAATGTCACTTGTAGCGGGATACTTGGTGCTCTCAATTCCCTTTGCCATAGTCTCCATTGTTCGCCCCCATGCAAGTGGACCAAGGCTCTTGCTCCTCATCCTTGACGTTGTAATTATAATTCTACCCTCTCTAACTTCATTAATTTAAAGCTTATATGGTAACCATTtcgttttattattattatttttttttttttttgaaaactcacAAAAGTGGCTTTCCTAATCCGCGCATAATACTTGTATATATGATCACGACAGGTGGCACTGACTCTAGCCACTTCTGCTGCTGGGGCTGCAACATCCATAGTCTACCTAGCCCACAATGGCAATGCAAGCTCCAACTGGCTAGCCATCTGCAACCAGTTTGGTGATTTCTGCCGGAACGTGAGTGGGGCTGTGGTGGCTTCCTTCGTTACTGTCGTCACCTTCATGTTCTTGATTCTGCTCTCTGCTTTGGCTCTCCGAAAGCATCActgacaagaagaagaagatggaagaGAATAATTAAAGCTCTTCAAACAATTAATTGCAAACGTTGTTGTGATTctgttttggtgttttttttctacaaactgtacttgttatttgttttgtgaaTTTGGTTTTAGTTCATGTAATTTACTTTGTCCAATGGAGAAATATCGTAATTGAAGTTATTGTTATTCTCTATGTACATTATTCAGTCATCTCTTACTCTAATTTTGGGATTACTAGGATTCTGAAATAGTCGCCTTTTGAGTTTGAcgtaggggtggtttgggagtggggtgctaaaaaaaaaagcattcatgaaaaaaagctgtgagggttttaggtgtttggtaaactgaaaaaaaaaagcttattttggaagctgctgtgagaataagctgaaatcaaaggaaaaagttgaagctgctatttgcagctttggaaaactggctttttttcaaagcacatggagctacaatgctcctttaatgaaaatacccactatcaaactgttttttttttccaaaagcacttttacaaaaaagtttaccaaacactctgctgatttatttcacaaccacttattctcacagcagctttttttcaaagcacaacaataccaaaccagcccgtagtctctctctctctctctctctcttagttTTTCTTACCATTGATCACGGATGTGTGCATAGTGACATCTTTGAACTGTCAATAATAATTCCCGAGTTTCTTCACCTTTTTAGATGACAAGATTTAAGACAGCACCAAAATAAAACTCAACCAAAACTTGATTTAATTAATAGATT is part of the Malus domestica chromosome 12, GDT2T_hap1 genome and encodes:
- the LOC103449494 gene encoding casparian strip membrane protein 2-like, encoding MKSSGDSTTIDVVAHEGSGTSKGKGPILMVPVKEGKGGMKRGMAIIDLVLRSGAIVSALAAAATMGTSDQNLPFFTQFFQFEASYDDMPSFQFFLIAMSLVAGYLVLSIPFAIVSIVRPHASGPRLLLLILDVVALTLATSAAGAATSIVYLAHNGNASSNWLAICNQFGDFCRNVSGAVVASFVTVVTFMFLILLSALALRKHH